From Zingiber officinale cultivar Zhangliang chromosome 5B, Zo_v1.1, whole genome shotgun sequence, the proteins below share one genomic window:
- the LOC121987498 gene encoding DNA repair protein RAD51 homolog 1, giving the protein MAAAAQKQQRVAEEQEKEDEMQHGPFPIEHLQASGIAAVDVKKLKDAGLCTVESVAYTPRKDLLQIKGISDAKVDKIIEAASKLVPLGFTSASQLHAQRLEIIQITSGSRELDKILEGGIETGSITELYGEFRSGKTQLCHTLCVTCQLPLDQGGGEGKALYIDAEGTFRPQRLLQIADRFGLNGADVLENVAYARAYNTDHQSRLLLEAASMMVEARFALMIVDSATALYRTDFSGRGELSARQMHLAKFLRSLQKLADEFGVAVVITNQVVAQVDGSAIFAGPQIKPIGGNIMAHATTTRLALRKGRAEERICKVISSPCLAEAEARFQISAEGVADVKD; this is encoded by the exons ATGGCGGCGGCAGCGCAGAAGCAGCAGAGGGTGGCGGAGGAGCAGGAAAAGGAAGATGAGATGCAACATGGTCCTTTTCCCATAGAGCATCTTCAG GCATCTGGGATTGCTGCCGTAGATGTCAAGAAGTTAAAAGATGCTGGACTTTGTACTGTGGAATCTGTTGCATATACTCCAAGGAAAGATCTGCTGCAAATCAAAGGGATTAGTGATGCAAAAGTTGACAAAATAATTGAAGCAG CTTCTAAGTTGGTACCTCTAGGATTTACTAGTGCAAGTCAACTTCATGCTCAACGTCTTGAAATAATTCAGATCACATCTGGGTCAAGGGAACTTGATAAGATCTTGGAAG GAGGAATTGAAACTGGATCTATTACTGAATTATATGGGGAGTTTCGTTCTGGTAAAACGCAATTGTGCCACACTCTCTGTGTCACCTGTCAG CTTCCATTAGATCAAGGTGGTGGTGAAGGAAAGGCATTATATATTGATGCTGAGGGCACATTTAGGCCTCAAAGACTACTTCAGATTGCAGATAG ATTTGGATTGAACGGTGCTGATGTTTTAGAAAATGTAGCTTATGCTAGAGCATACAATACTGATCATCAGTCAAGGTTATTGCTGGAAGCAGCTTCAATGATGGTGGAAGCAAG GTTTGCTCTTATGATAGTGGACAGTGCGACAGCCCTTTACAGAACAGATTTTTCTGGAAGAGGTGAACTGTCAGCCAGGCAAATGCATCTCGCAAAGTTCCTAAGGAGCCTTCAGAAATTGGCCGATGAA TTTGGGGTGGCTGTGGTCATTACTAATCAAGTCGTTGCACAAGTCGATGGATCTGCAATTTTTGCCGGTCCACAAATCAAGCCTATTGGCGGAAACATCATGGCGCATGCCACCACAACAAG GCTTGCCTTGCGCAAGGGAAGGGCAGAAGAACGCATTTGTAAAGTGATAAGCTCTCCATGCTTAGCTGAAGCAGAAGCAAGGTTCCAGATATCTGCAGAAGGTGTCGCCGATGTAAAAGATTGA
- the LOC121986744 gene encoding pectinesterase-like, giving the protein MANHFDKQMSEGRKADRRKLVLLGTSACFLLLLVVGAVVGSAYQDDHGGDGDGSNLSTHAMRASSKSVTALCSSTDYPQTCETSLSKAVPSDTEDPKVLLKAAVSVVLDGVSRGFEHSRLLQSNDSRVRGAVQDCQEMYEDAKGDINATLRSIIDHGVDKLPARSHDMRTWLSAVVTYQQTCIDGFPEGELKEKMKDAMKSARELTSNALAIIGQASSFLSLINLPSRRRRLLLADHHNRRPLATNNGYPSWFSEDGRRMLKERINLKPTPNVTVAKDGSGDFTNISEALAKMPAKYQGRYVIYIKAGVYEEQVIVTKKMVDVTMYGDGSKKTIVTGSKNFIDGTRTFLTPTFLAAGDRFMAMDMSFRNTAGPEKHQAVALRVASDMSVFLNCRMEGYQDTLYAHAHRQFYRGCVISGTIDFIFGDAAAVFQNCLLVVRRPLPNQQNIVTAQGRADRRETTGFVLQRCRFRADNDLADASQPAIRSYLGRPWKEFSRTVIMESQIDDFVNKDGYMPWEGNFGLSTLYYAEYNNKGPGAATADRVKWPGVHFINREEAVRYTVESFLEGSNWIPATGAPVRLGLNS; this is encoded by the exons ATGGCGAATCATTTTGACAAGCAAATGTCGGAGGGCCGGAAGGCAGACCGGAGGAAGCTGGTGTTGCTAGGCACCTCTGCCTGTTTTCTTCTCCTACTCGTGGTGGGCGCGGTCGTCGGCAGCGCCTACCAGGATGACCACGGCGGCGACGGCGACGGCTCCAACCTGAGTACCCATGCGATGCGCGCGTCGTCCAAGTCGGTGACGGCGCTATGCTCCTCAACGGACTACCCGCAGACGTGCGAGACGAGCCTGTCGAAGGCGGTGCCGTCGGACACGGAAGACCCGAAGGTGCTGCTGAAGGCGGCGGTGTCTGTGGTGCTCGACGGGGTGAGCAGGGGGTTCGAGCATTCGAGGCTGCTCCAGAGCAACGACAGCCGCGTGCGCGGCGCCGTGCAGGACTGCCAGGAGATGTACGAGGACGCCAAGGGCGACATCAACGCCACGCTCCGGAGTATCATCGACCACGGCGTCGACAAGCTGCCGGCCCGCTCCCACGACATGCGCACCTGGCTCAGCGCCGTCGTCACCTACCAACAGACCTGCATCGACGGCTTCCCCGAGGGGGAGCTCAAGGAAAAGATGAAAGACGCGATGAAGAGCGCCAGGGAACTCACCAGCAATGCCCTCGCCATCATCGGCcaggcctccagcttcctctccCTCATCAACCTCCCgtcccgccgccgccgcctcctcctcgcCGACCACCACAATCGACGACCCCTGGCCACCAACAATGGCTATCCTTCCTGGTTTAGCGAAGACGGCCGTCGGATGCTCAAGGAGCGCATAAACCTCAAGCCCACGCCGAACGTCACGGTGGCCAAGGACGGCAGCGGTGACTTCACCAACATCTCCGAGGCCCTCGCTAAGATGCCGGCGAAATACCAGGGAAG GTATGTGATCTACATTAAAGCTGGAGTGTACGAAGAACAAGTGATTGTGACGAAGAAGATGGTGGATGTCACTATGTACGGCGACGGATCGAAGAAGACGATCGTCACCGGCAGCAAGAACTTTATCGACGGCACAAGGACTTTTCTGACCCCTACATTCT TGGCGGCCGGCGATAGATTCATGGCGATGGACATGTCGTTCCGCAACACGGCGGGGCCGGAGAAGCACCAGGCGGTTGCGCTGCGTGTGGCGTCGGACATGTCGGTGTTCCTCAACTGCCGGATGGAGGGGTACCAGGACACTCTGTACGCGCACGCGCACCGCCAGTTCTACCGTGGCTGCGTCATCTCCGGCACCATCGACTTCATCTTCGGCGACGCCGCTGCCGTGTTCCAGAACTGCCTCCTCGTCGTCCGCCGCCCGCTGCCCAACCAGCAGAACATCGTGACGGCGCAGGGCCGCGCCGACCGCCGCGAGACCACCGGCTTCGTCCTCCAGCGCTGCCGCTTCCGCGCCGACAACGACCTCGCCGACGCCTCCCAGCCGGCAATCCGCAGCTACCTCGGCCGACCGTGGAAGGAGTTCTCGAGGACGGTGATCATGGAGTCGCAGATCGACGACTTCGTCAACAAGGACGGGTACATGCCGTGGGAGGGCAACTTCGGGCTGAGCACGCTCTACTACGCCGAGTACAACAACAAGGGGCCGGGCGCCGCCACCGCCGACCGCGTGAAGTGGCCGGGCGTCCACTTCATCAACAGGGAGGAAGCAGTCAGGTACACCGTGGAGAGCTTCTTGGAAGGGTCGAACTGGATCCCGGCGACCGGAGCTCCAGTTCGCTTGGGATTGAACTCTTAA